In the genome of Streptomyces globosus, one region contains:
- a CDS encoding NADH-quinone oxidoreductase subunit M, whose amino-acid sequence MDFPLLTVTAAVPAAGAVLTAAVPAARRTAAKWLALLFSLATLALAGLVAARFDPGGERYQLTESHAWIPAFGVRYELGVDGIGVALIGLTALLVPFVIAAGWKDADPLETRSPRWRPTQGFFALILLVEAMVIISFEATDVFLFYIFFEAMLIPMYFLIGGFGDRAHAGTDENAAAQRSYAAVKFLLYNLAGGLIMLAAVIGLYVVAGNFSLQEITAARAAGTLDIATNTERLLFLGFFFAFAVKAPLWPLHTWLPNAMGEATAPVAVLITAVVDKVGTFAMLRFCLGLFPEASKWATPVVLALALVSIVYGALLAVGQRDIKRLIAYASISHFGFIILGIFAMTSQGQSGATLYMVNHGLSTAALMLVAGFLISRRGSRLIADYGGVQKVAPVLAGTFLIGGLATLSLPGLAPFVSEFLVLVGTFSRYPVAGIVATFGIVLAALYTLVLYQRTMTGPVKEEVRRMPDLRPRELLVVAPLIALLIGLGVYPKPLTEIVNPAVEHTMSDVKQKDPKPEVAVGAENGEAGQ is encoded by the coding sequence ATGGATTTCCCGCTTCTGACGGTGACGGCCGCGGTGCCCGCGGCCGGCGCGGTCCTCACGGCGGCCGTCCCGGCCGCCCGCCGGACCGCCGCCAAGTGGCTGGCGCTGCTGTTCTCGCTGGCCACGCTCGCCCTGGCGGGGCTCGTCGCGGCCCGCTTCGACCCGGGCGGCGAGCGCTACCAGCTCACCGAGTCCCACGCGTGGATCCCCGCCTTCGGGGTCCGCTACGAGCTGGGCGTCGACGGCATCGGCGTCGCACTGATCGGGCTGACCGCCCTGCTGGTGCCCTTCGTCATCGCCGCCGGCTGGAAGGACGCCGACCCGCTGGAGACCCGGTCGCCGCGGTGGCGGCCCACGCAGGGCTTCTTCGCCCTGATCCTGCTGGTCGAGGCGATGGTGATCATCTCGTTCGAGGCCACCGACGTCTTCCTCTTCTACATCTTCTTCGAAGCCATGCTCATCCCGATGTACTTCCTCATCGGCGGCTTCGGGGACCGGGCGCACGCCGGGACCGACGAGAACGCCGCCGCGCAGCGCTCGTACGCGGCGGTCAAGTTCCTCCTCTACAACCTGGCCGGCGGTCTGATCATGCTTGCCGCGGTGATCGGCCTGTACGTGGTGGCGGGGAACTTCTCGCTCCAGGAGATCACCGCCGCCCGCGCCGCGGGCACCCTGGACATCGCGACCAACACCGAGCGGCTGCTGTTCCTCGGCTTCTTCTTCGCGTTCGCGGTCAAGGCGCCGCTGTGGCCGCTGCACACCTGGCTGCCGAACGCGATGGGCGAGGCCACCGCGCCGGTCGCCGTGCTGATCACCGCGGTCGTCGACAAGGTCGGCACCTTCGCGATGCTCCGCTTCTGCCTCGGCCTGTTCCCCGAGGCGAGCAAGTGGGCCACCCCGGTGGTCCTCGCCCTGGCGCTGGTCAGCATCGTCTACGGCGCGCTCCTCGCGGTCGGGCAGCGGGACATCAAGCGGCTGATCGCGTACGCGTCGATCTCGCACTTCGGCTTCATCATCCTGGGCATCTTCGCGATGACCTCCCAGGGGCAGTCGGGCGCGACGCTGTACATGGTCAACCACGGGCTGTCGACGGCGGCGCTGATGCTGGTCGCCGGGTTCCTGATCTCCCGGCGCGGCTCGCGGCTCATCGCCGACTACGGCGGGGTGCAGAAGGTGGCGCCGGTCCTGGCGGGCACGTTCCTGATCGGCGGGCTGGCGACGCTGTCGCTGCCCGGGCTCGCGCCGTTCGTCAGCGAGTTCCTCGTCCTGGTCGGCACGTTCTCCCGGTACCCGGTCGCCGGCATCGTCGCCACCTTCGGCATCGTCCTCGCGGCGCTGTACACGCTGGTGCTGTACCAGCGGACGATGACCGGGCCGGTGAAGGAGGAGGTCCGCCGGATGCCCGACCTGCGGCCGCGCGAACTCCTCGTGGTCGCCCCGCTGATCGCCCTGCTGATCGGGCTGGGCGTGTACCCGAAGCCGCTGACCGAGATCGTCAACCCGGCGGTGGAGCACACCATGTCCGACGTGAAGCAGAAGGACCCGAAGCCCGAGGTGGCGGTCGGGGCCGAGAACGGGGAGGCGGGCCAGTGA
- a CDS encoding polyprenyl synthetase family protein produces the protein MTVVGPFGLSVRDQALEADVQAGLAAVEAGLLEATKSEVPFITEAAQHLVKAGGKRFRPLLVMLAAQFGDPYAPGVVPSAVVVELTHLATLYHDDVMDEADVRRGVPSANARWGNSVAVLTGDFLFARASHILADLGPEAVRIQAEAFERLVTGQILETAGPRDGRDPVAHYLDVIAGKTGSLIAVSGRFGALMSGADDSVVDILTQYGERLGTAFQLADDVLDIASDSHESGKTPGTDLREGIPTLPVLLLRERAEQGGDPADLDLVRLLDGDLADDARHAEVLARLRVHPALEQARRDTVRYAQEARATLAPLPECFAKSALEELCDAVVHRAG, from the coding sequence GTGACCGTCGTCGGGCCGTTCGGACTGAGCGTGCGGGACCAGGCTCTTGAGGCCGATGTCCAGGCCGGACTGGCCGCCGTCGAGGCGGGTCTGCTGGAGGCCACCAAGAGCGAAGTCCCCTTCATCACCGAGGCCGCGCAGCACCTGGTCAAGGCCGGCGGCAAGCGGTTCCGGCCGCTGCTGGTCATGCTCGCCGCCCAGTTCGGCGACCCGTACGCGCCCGGGGTCGTCCCCTCCGCGGTGGTCGTCGAGCTCACCCACCTGGCCACGCTCTACCACGACGACGTCATGGACGAGGCGGACGTGCGCCGCGGCGTCCCCAGCGCCAACGCCCGCTGGGGCAACTCGGTCGCCGTCCTCACGGGCGACTTCCTCTTCGCCCGCGCCTCGCACATCCTCGCCGACCTCGGCCCCGAGGCCGTGCGCATCCAGGCCGAGGCCTTCGAGCGCCTCGTGACCGGCCAGATCCTGGAGACGGCCGGCCCGCGCGACGGCCGCGACCCGGTCGCCCACTACCTCGACGTCATCGCCGGCAAGACCGGCTCGCTGATCGCCGTCTCCGGCCGGTTCGGCGCCCTGATGTCCGGCGCCGACGACTCCGTCGTCGACATCCTGACCCAGTACGGCGAGCGCCTCGGCACCGCCTTCCAGCTTGCCGACGACGTCCTCGACATCGCCTCCGACTCGCACGAGTCCGGCAAGACGCCGGGGACCGACCTGCGCGAGGGCATCCCGACCCTGCCCGTGCTGCTGCTGCGGGAGCGGGCCGAGCAGGGCGGCGACCCCGCCGACCTGGACCTCGTACGCCTCCTCGACGGCGACCTCGCCGACGACGCCCGCCATGCCGAGGTCCTCGCACGGCTGCGGGTCCACCCCGCGCTGGAGCAGGCCCGCCGCGACACCGTCCGCTACGCGCAGGAGGCCCGGGCCACGCTGGCCCCCCTGCCGGAGTGCTTCGCGAAGTCGGCCCTGGAGGAACTCTGCGACGCGGTGGTCCACCGCGCGGGCTAG
- a CDS encoding Uma2 family endonuclease: MEAPTEPEHPWPRPPDGGWCADDLDTLPDLPPHTELIDGSLVFPTRQNLFHMLAVSFLEQQLSAAAPDGFDVLREFTIDIDRWNRPEPDVIVVAGGEVEDLDQTRLPAESVLLAVEVVSPGGVTRDRETKPVTYARAGIPHFWRVENRGGLAMAYVFEREPATGVYTGTGIFHGRLEVSVPFPVIADLTEITSHHRS; encoded by the coding sequence GTGGAAGCACCGACGGAACCGGAACACCCCTGGCCGCGCCCTCCTGACGGCGGCTGGTGCGCGGACGACCTCGACACGCTTCCGGACCTGCCTCCGCACACGGAGCTGATCGACGGCAGCCTGGTCTTCCCGACCCGGCAGAACCTCTTCCACATGCTCGCAGTGAGCTTCCTCGAACAGCAGTTGAGCGCCGCGGCCCCGGACGGCTTCGACGTCCTCCGCGAGTTCACCATCGACATCGACCGCTGGAACCGCCCCGAACCGGACGTGATCGTGGTGGCCGGCGGGGAGGTGGAGGACCTGGACCAGACCCGTCTCCCCGCCGAGTCGGTCCTGCTCGCCGTCGAAGTGGTCTCCCCCGGAGGGGTCACCCGCGACCGCGAGACGAAGCCCGTCACATACGCCCGCGCCGGGATCCCGCACTTCTGGCGGGTCGAGAACCGGGGCGGCCTGGCCATGGCCTACGTCTTCGAACGGGAGCCGGCCACGGGCGTCTACACCGGCACCGGCATCTTCCACGGCCGCCTCGAGGTGTCCGTTCCCTTCCCCGTCATCGCCGACCTCACCGAGATCACCTCGCACCACCGCAGCTGA
- the fahA gene encoding fumarylacetoacetase, which yields MPQQSPLDVPEGDPFGPHNLPYGVFSTGGDARRRIGVRIGGHVLDAGAAAEALGSPYAGLLGHPSLNPLLAAGRTAWRDVRRALTAWVTDPGHREAVEPHLLPLDAVTLHLPYEVADYVDFYASEHHATNVGRMFRPDGEPLTPNWKHLPIGYHGRSGTIVVSGTDVVRPSGQRKAPSDPAPVFGPSVKLDIEAEVGFLVGTPSEPGSPVALGDFEDHVFGLFLLNDWSARDIQAWEYVPLGPFLGKSFATSVSAWVTPLEALDAARTAPPARDFPLLPYLDDADADRPGGFDLHITVSVNGQEVAHPPFATMYWTAAQQLAHMTVNGASLRTGDVYGSGTVSGPEVAQRGSLLELTWNGRDAIELAEGKRTFLEDGDTVTLTAWAPGPAGTRVGLGEVTGRITPSR from the coding sequence ATGCCCCAGCAGAGCCCCCTCGATGTCCCCGAGGGCGACCCGTTCGGGCCGCACAACCTCCCGTACGGCGTCTTCTCCACCGGCGGCGACGCCCGCCGCCGGATCGGCGTGCGCATCGGCGGGCACGTGCTCGACGCCGGGGCCGCCGCCGAGGCGCTCGGCTCCCCGTACGCCGGCCTGCTCGGCCACCCCTCGCTGAACCCGCTGCTGGCCGCCGGCCGCACCGCCTGGCGCGACGTGCGCCGCGCCCTGACGGCCTGGGTGACCGACCCCGGGCACCGGGAGGCCGTGGAGCCGCACCTGCTGCCGCTGGACGCGGTCACCCTGCACCTGCCCTACGAGGTCGCCGACTACGTCGACTTCTACGCCAGCGAGCACCACGCCACCAACGTGGGCCGCATGTTCCGCCCCGACGGCGAACCGCTGACCCCCAACTGGAAGCACCTGCCGATCGGCTACCACGGCCGCTCCGGCACCATCGTGGTCTCCGGCACGGACGTCGTCCGCCCCTCCGGGCAGCGCAAGGCCCCCTCCGACCCGGCGCCGGTCTTCGGCCCGTCCGTCAAGCTCGACATCGAGGCCGAGGTCGGCTTCCTGGTCGGCACCCCCTCCGAGCCGGGCAGCCCCGTCGCGCTGGGCGACTTCGAGGACCACGTCTTCGGCCTCTTCCTCCTCAACGACTGGTCCGCGCGCGACATCCAGGCCTGGGAGTACGTCCCGCTGGGCCCCTTCCTGGGCAAGTCCTTCGCCACCTCCGTCTCGGCGTGGGTGACCCCGCTGGAGGCCCTCGACGCGGCCCGCACCGCACCGCCGGCCCGCGACTTCCCGCTGCTGCCCTACCTCGACGACGCCGACGCCGACCGGCCCGGCGGCTTCGACCTGCACATCACCGTCTCCGTCAACGGGCAGGAGGTCGCGCACCCGCCGTTCGCGACGATGTACTGGACCGCCGCCCAGCAGCTGGCCCACATGACGGTGAACGGCGCCTCCCTGCGCACCGGCGACGTGTACGGCTCCGGCACCGTCAGCGGCCCCGAGGTCGCCCAGCGCGGCTCCCTGCTGGAGCTGACGTGGAACGGCCGCGACGCCATCGAGCTCGCCGAGGGCAAGCGGACGTTCCTGGAGGACGGCGACACGGTCACCCTCACGGCCTGGGCCCCGGGCCCCGCGGGCACCCGCGTGGGCCTGGGCGAGGTCACGGGCCGCATCACCCCCTCCCGCTGA
- the nuoL gene encoding NADH-quinone oxidoreductase subunit L has protein sequence MENLIALLVAAPLLGAAVLLCGGRRLDRAGHWLGTLLAAASFGIGAVLFADMLGRGADDRTMRQYLYSWIPVEGFQADIAFRLDQLSMTFVLLISGVGTLIHVYSIGYMEHDERRRRFFGYLNLFLAAMLLLVLADNYLLLYVGWEGVGLASYLLIGFWQHKPSAATAAKKAFLVNRVGDMGLSIAIMLMFTTFGTFAFGPVLASAGETSEGMLTAIGLMLLLAACGKSAQVPLQSWLGDAMEGPTPVSALIHAATMVTAGVYLIVRSGAIFNGAPDAQLVTAIVGAVTLIFGAVVGCAKDDIKKALAGSTMSQIGYMVLAAGLGPIGYVFAIMHLVTHGFFKAGLFLGAGSVMHGMNDEVDMRKYGGLRRYMPVTFVTFGLGYLAIIGFPGLSGFFSKDRIIEAAFAKGGTEGWILGSVALLGAAITAFYMTRVMLMTFFGEKRWQPAPDADAAADVEPSAGHRPGEMPHPHESPKSMTVPMIVLAFGSVFAGGFFAVGDRFLNWLEPVTGYEHGHPPVSALTVTLATMAVLVVGVAIAWAMYGRRPVPATAPRGSLLTRAARRDLLQDDFNHVVLVRGGEHLTRSLVYVDHSLVDGVVNGTAASVGGLSGRLRKLQNGYARSYAVSMFGGTAILIAATLLMRAV, from the coding sequence GTGGAGAATCTGATTGCGCTGCTCGTGGCGGCGCCCCTGCTCGGAGCGGCGGTGCTGCTGTGCGGCGGCCGGCGCCTCGACAGGGCCGGGCACTGGCTCGGCACCCTGCTCGCGGCCGCCTCGTTCGGCATCGGCGCCGTCCTGTTCGCCGACATGCTGGGCCGCGGCGCCGACGACCGGACCATGCGGCAGTACCTGTACAGCTGGATCCCGGTGGAGGGCTTCCAGGCGGACATCGCCTTCCGGCTGGACCAGCTGTCGATGACGTTCGTCCTGCTCATCAGCGGGGTCGGCACGCTGATCCACGTGTACTCGATCGGGTACATGGAGCACGACGAGCGCCGCCGCCGCTTCTTCGGCTACCTCAACCTCTTCCTCGCGGCGATGCTGCTGCTGGTCCTCGCCGACAACTACCTGCTCCTGTACGTCGGCTGGGAGGGCGTCGGCCTCGCCTCGTACCTGCTCATCGGCTTCTGGCAGCACAAGCCCAGCGCGGCGACCGCCGCGAAGAAGGCCTTCCTGGTCAACAGGGTCGGCGACATGGGCCTCTCCATCGCGATCATGCTGATGTTCACCACGTTCGGCACGTTCGCGTTCGGGCCGGTGCTGGCCTCGGCCGGCGAGACCTCCGAGGGCATGCTGACCGCGATCGGGCTGATGCTGCTGCTCGCCGCGTGCGGCAAGTCCGCGCAGGTGCCGCTGCAGTCCTGGCTCGGGGACGCGATGGAGGGCCCGACGCCCGTCTCGGCCCTCATCCACGCGGCGACGATGGTCACCGCCGGCGTCTACCTGATCGTCCGCTCCGGCGCGATCTTCAACGGGGCGCCCGACGCGCAGCTCGTCACGGCGATCGTCGGAGCGGTCACGCTGATCTTCGGTGCCGTCGTCGGTTGCGCGAAGGACGACATCAAGAAGGCGCTGGCCGGGTCGACGATGTCGCAGATCGGCTACATGGTCCTCGCGGCCGGCCTCGGACCGATCGGCTACGTCTTCGCGATCATGCACCTGGTGACGCACGGCTTCTTCAAGGCCGGCCTCTTCCTCGGCGCCGGCTCCGTCATGCACGGCATGAACGACGAGGTCGACATGCGCAAGTACGGCGGCCTGCGCCGCTACATGCCGGTCACCTTCGTCACGTTCGGGCTCGGCTACCTCGCCATCATCGGCTTCCCCGGCCTGTCCGGCTTCTTCTCCAAGGACCGGATCATCGAGGCGGCCTTCGCCAAGGGCGGCACCGAGGGCTGGATCCTCGGCTCGGTCGCCCTGCTCGGCGCGGCCATCACCGCGTTCTACATGACCCGGGTCATGCTGATGACCTTCTTCGGCGAGAAGCGCTGGCAGCCGGCACCCGACGCGGACGCCGCCGCCGACGTGGAGCCGTCCGCCGGGCACCGCCCCGGCGAGATGCCGCACCCGCACGAGTCCCCGAAGTCCATGACCGTCCCGATGATCGTGCTGGCCTTCGGGTCCGTCTTCGCCGGCGGGTTCTTCGCCGTCGGCGACCGGTTCCTGAACTGGCTGGAGCCCGTCACCGGGTACGAGCACGGGCATCCGCCGGTCAGCGCCCTCACGGTCACCCTGGCCACCATGGCGGTACTCGTCGTCGGCGTCGCGATCGCCTGGGCGATGTACGGCCGCCGGCCGGTCCCCGCGACCGCGCCGCGCGGCAGCCTGCTCACCCGGGCCGCCCGCCGCGACCTGCTCCAGGACGACTTCAACCACGTCGTGCTGGTGCGCGGCGGGGAGCACCTGACCCGCTCCCTCGTGTACGTCGACCACAGCCTGGTCGACGGCGTGGTCAACGGGACGGCGGCGTCGGTCGGCGGCCTGTCGGGCCGGCTCCGCAAGCTGCAGAACGGCTACGCCCGCAGCTACGCGGTCTCGATGTTCGGAGGGACGGCGATCCTCATCGCCGCGACCCTGCTGATGAGGGCGGTGTGA
- a CDS encoding HAD family hydrolase yields the protein MTSAPLSALPFSLVATDLDGTLLRAGDTVSARSYTALATARAAGAQHIIVTGRPVPQVRHVLDRLGYTGLAVCGQGAQLYDTARGVLLHSVEMDRELAEVALGKIEAEIGEVYAAVDQEGVDAAMLIGPGYRMPHPHLPTVRVRRRADLWAAPITKVLLQHPALDDDELTRLARGVVGHMVNVTMAGEHTVELQPPGVSKASGLALAAELLGVGGPGTIAFGDMPNDVPMFAWAGYGVAMADAHRELVAVADEVTLSNEEDGIAVVLERLYG from the coding sequence GTGACTTCCGCCCCGCTTTCGGCCCTCCCCTTCTCTCTGGTCGCCACTGATCTGGACGGGACCCTGCTGCGCGCCGGAGACACCGTCTCCGCCCGCTCGTACACGGCGCTCGCGACGGCGCGCGCTGCGGGCGCGCAGCACATCATCGTCACCGGGCGCCCCGTACCGCAGGTACGCCATGTTCTTGACAGGTTGGGATATACGGGGCTCGCGGTGTGCGGGCAGGGCGCGCAGTTGTACGACACGGCGCGCGGCGTCCTGCTGCACTCCGTCGAAATGGACCGTGAGCTGGCGGAGGTGGCGCTCGGCAAGATCGAGGCCGAGATCGGCGAGGTGTACGCGGCCGTCGACCAGGAGGGGGTCGACGCGGCGATGCTGATAGGGCCCGGCTACCGGATGCCGCACCCGCACCTGCCGACGGTCCGGGTGCGCCGGCGCGCGGACCTGTGGGCGGCGCCGATCACGAAGGTGCTCCTGCAGCACCCGGCGCTCGACGACGACGAGCTGACCCGGCTCGCCCGCGGGGTCGTCGGGCACATGGTCAACGTGACGATGGCGGGGGAGCACACGGTCGAGCTCCAGCCGCCGGGGGTGAGCAAGGCGAGCGGGCTGGCGCTGGCGGCGGAGCTGCTGGGGGTCGGGGGGCCGGGCACGATCGCCTTCGGGGACATGCCGAACGACGTCCCCATGTTCGCGTGGGCCGGGTACGGGGTGGCCATGGCCGACGCCCACCGCGAACTCGTCGCGGTCGCCGACGAGGTGACGCTGTCGAACGAGGAGGACGGCATCGCGGTGGTGCTGGAGCGCCTCTACGGCTGA
- the nuoN gene encoding NADH-quinone oxidoreductase subunit NuoN: protein MWALAAQAPADRIPAPHIEYAQLSPILIAVGAAILGILVEAFVPRRGRYPVQVFLAVAALASAFAAVVGLAVSGHAGEKAQIAAMGAVAVDGPALFLQGTILLASLVAVFTFAERRLDPAAHGSRVDSFAAQAASVPGSEGEKAAVKAGFTTTEVFPLAMFAVAGMLIFPAANDLLTLFVALEVFSLPLYLLCAVARRHRLMSQEAAVKYFLLGAFSSAFLLFGIALLYGYAGSVSYAAIADVVDGTTAHMDPALADTMGNDALLLIGGALVLTGLLFKVGAVPFHMWTPDVYQGAPTPVTGFMAAATKVAAFGALLRLLYVVLPGLRWDWRPVMWGVAIVTMLAGAVIAVTQTDVKRLLAYSSIAHAGFILAGVIATSAEGVQSVLFYLGAYAFVTIGAFAVVTLVRDAGGEATHLSKWAGLGRRSPLTAAVFAVFLLAFAGIPLTSGFSGKFAVFKAAAEGGAGALVVVGVISSAIAAFFYIRVIVLMFFSEPKADGPTVAVPSPLTMTTIAVGVAVTLVLGLAPQYFLDLAGQASTFVR, encoded by the coding sequence CTGTGGGCGCTCGCCGCGCAGGCGCCGGCGGACCGGATCCCGGCCCCGCACATCGAGTACGCGCAGCTGTCGCCCATTCTGATCGCGGTGGGCGCGGCGATCCTCGGCATCCTCGTCGAGGCGTTCGTGCCGCGCCGCGGCCGCTACCCGGTCCAGGTGTTCCTCGCCGTCGCCGCGCTCGCCTCCGCGTTCGCGGCGGTCGTCGGGCTCGCCGTCAGCGGGCATGCGGGGGAGAAGGCGCAGATCGCGGCGATGGGGGCCGTCGCCGTGGACGGGCCGGCCCTCTTCCTCCAGGGGACGATCCTGCTGGCGTCGCTCGTCGCGGTGTTCACCTTCGCCGAGCGGCGCCTGGACCCGGCCGCGCACGGCAGCCGGGTGGACTCCTTCGCCGCGCAGGCGGCGTCCGTACCGGGCAGCGAGGGCGAGAAGGCCGCCGTGAAGGCGGGGTTCACCACCACCGAGGTGTTCCCGCTGGCGATGTTCGCCGTGGCCGGCATGCTGATCTTCCCCGCGGCCAACGACCTGCTGACGCTGTTCGTGGCCCTGGAGGTGTTCTCGCTGCCGCTGTACCTGCTCTGCGCCGTGGCCCGCCGCCACCGGCTGATGTCGCAGGAGGCCGCGGTGAAGTACTTCCTGCTGGGCGCCTTCTCGTCGGCGTTCCTCCTCTTCGGCATCGCCCTGCTCTACGGCTACGCGGGCTCCGTCTCGTACGCGGCCATCGCGGACGTGGTCGACGGCACCACGGCCCACATGGACCCGGCGCTCGCCGACACCATGGGCAACGACGCGCTGCTGCTGATCGGCGGGGCGCTGGTGCTGACGGGGCTGCTGTTCAAGGTGGGCGCCGTGCCCTTCCACATGTGGACCCCGGATGTCTACCAGGGCGCCCCGACTCCGGTGACCGGCTTCATGGCCGCGGCGACGAAGGTGGCCGCGTTCGGCGCGCTGCTGCGCCTGCTGTACGTGGTGCTGCCGGGTCTGCGGTGGGACTGGCGGCCGGTGATGTGGGGCGTGGCGATCGTGACGATGCTGGCGGGCGCGGTGATCGCGGTGACGCAGACCGACGTCAAGCGGCTGCTGGCGTACTCGTCGATCGCGCACGCCGGTTTCATCCTGGCCGGTGTCATCGCGACGTCGGCGGAGGGCGTCCAGTCGGTGCTCTTCTACCTGGGCGCGTACGCGTTCGTCACGATCGGCGCGTTCGCGGTGGTCACGCTGGTCCGGGACGCGGGCGGCGAGGCGACCCACCTGTCGAAGTGGGCCGGGCTGGGGCGGCGTTCGCCGCTGACGGCGGCGGTCTTCGCGGTGTTCCTGCTGGCCTTCGCGGGCATTCCGCTGACCTCCGGGTTCTCCGGGAAGTTCGCGGTGTTCAAGGCGGCGGCGGAGGGCGGCGCGGGAGCGCTGGTCGTCGTCGGCGTCATCTCGTCCGCGATCGCCGCGTTCTTCTACATCCGGGTGATCGTCCTGATGTTCTTCAGCGAGCCGAAGGCGGACGGGCCGACCGTGGCCGTGCCGTCGCCGCTGACGATGACGACGATCGCGGTCGGCGTGGCGGTCACGCTCGTACTGGGCCTGGCGCCGCAGTACTTCCTGGACCTGGCGGGTCAGGCGAGCACGTTCGTGCGCTGA
- a CDS encoding CocE/NonD family hydrolase: MSVRTDFPYGTAREDVRIPMPDGIALYARIWRPVTPEPVPALLEYAPHRLTDRTAPRDARRHPWYAGHGYASVRVDVRGHGCSGGVPGGPYAPYARGGDGPEAADGVAVVRWLAAQPWCTGAVGMFGMSWAGALALRIASLAPDALRAVVAVCAADDAFGGAAPYLGGSVVAADGHAGSAALLALAARPPDPLYAGDDWREQWLTRLEALEPPSGTWLAHQTRDAHWAHGRLCEDPAAVRAGVLAVGGLHDPYRDTVLRLVSRLPPGRVRGLLGPWPHAYPDRGLPPGPAIGFLQETLRWWDHWLRGAANGVMDEPLLRTWICASRPPATAYGELPGRWAGEAAWPPPAVAPVTYALRGEPVEVASPQHTGLDAGRFVPRGGDADLPPDQREEDAKSACFEFPVAAGQPVEVLGRPQVALRLRLDVPHGQVAARLCDVTPDGSSTLVTRGALNLSARLGPEKAVPWPAGAYEDVVLDLGAAAYAFPPGHRIRLALSSAYWPWLWPRAGSEAGWTLDPAGSALVLPVRGPSPQTDAGVGFAPPEQAPPLGAVVPETLDPPRPPRRVVRDVAAGTWRLEAAPRPEWRRIHPDGLEYAEDADEEYAIRDGDALSARVRCTWRIRLHRPGLDWDTVVEARSETSCDADAFHTEDELLCREGGEAVFHRTWRRSHPRTGG; this comes from the coding sequence ATGAGCGTCCGCACCGACTTCCCGTACGGGACCGCGCGCGAGGATGTCCGGATCCCGATGCCCGACGGCATCGCCCTGTACGCCCGGATCTGGCGCCCGGTGACCCCGGAGCCGGTGCCCGCCCTGCTGGAGTACGCGCCCCACCGGCTGACCGACCGCACCGCTCCCCGCGACGCCCGCCGCCACCCCTGGTACGCCGGCCACGGCTACGCCTCGGTCCGGGTGGACGTCCGCGGCCACGGCTGCAGCGGCGGCGTGCCCGGCGGCCCGTACGCGCCGTACGCCCGGGGCGGCGACGGCCCGGAGGCCGCCGACGGGGTCGCGGTGGTGCGCTGGCTGGCGGCGCAGCCGTGGTGCACGGGGGCGGTGGGGATGTTCGGCATGTCCTGGGCCGGCGCACTGGCCCTGCGGATCGCCTCCCTGGCGCCCGACGCGCTGCGCGCCGTGGTCGCGGTGTGCGCGGCGGACGACGCCTTCGGCGGCGCCGCGCCCTACCTGGGCGGCTCGGTCGTCGCCGCGGACGGACACGCCGGGTCGGCGGCGCTGCTCGCGCTGGCCGCCCGGCCCCCGGACCCCCTGTACGCCGGCGACGACTGGCGCGAGCAGTGGCTGACGCGGCTGGAGGCGCTCGAACCGCCCTCCGGCACCTGGCTGGCCCACCAGACCCGGGACGCCCACTGGGCGCACGGCCGCCTCTGCGAGGACCCCGCCGCCGTCCGGGCGGGCGTCCTCGCCGTGGGCGGCCTCCACGACCCGTACCGGGACACCGTGCTCCGGCTGGTGTCCCGCCTGCCGCCCGGCCGGGTCCGCGGCCTGCTCGGCCCCTGGCCGCACGCCTACCCCGACCGCGGGCTGCCGCCGGGCCCGGCGATCGGCTTCCTGCAGGAGACCCTGCGCTGGTGGGACCACTGGCTGCGGGGCGCGGCCAACGGGGTGATGGACGAGCCGCTGCTGCGGACCTGGATCTGCGCCTCCCGCCCGCCGGCCACCGCGTACGGGGAGCTGCCGGGGAGGTGGGCGGGCGAGGCCGCCTGGCCGCCGCCGGCCGTCGCACCGGTCACGTACGCGCTGCGGGGCGAGCCGGTGGAGGTGGCCTCGCCGCAGCACACCGGGCTGGACGCGGGCCGGTTCGTCCCGCGCGGCGGCGACGCCGACCTGCCGCCCGACCAGCGGGAGGAGGACGCGAAGTCCGCGTGCTTCGAGTTCCCCGTCGCGGCCGGGCAGCCGGTCGAGGTGCTGGGCCGGCCGCAGGTGGCGCTGCGGCTGCGGCTGGACGTCCCGCACGGGCAGGTCGCGGCACGGCTGTGCGACGTCACCCCCGACGGCTCCTCGACGCTGGTCACCCGCGGCGCGCTGAACCTGTCCGCGCGGCTCGGCCCGGAGAAGGCGGTGCCGTGGCCGGCGGGGGCGTACGAGGACGTCGTCCTCGACCTGGGCGCCGCCGCATACGCGTTCCCGCCGGGGCACCGCATCCGGCTCGCCCTCTCCTCCGCGTACTGGCCGTGGCTGTGGCCGCGGGCCGGGTCGGAGGCGGGCTGGACGCTGGACCCGGCGGGCAGCGCGCTGGTCCTGCCCGTCCGCGGCCCGTCGCCGCAGACCGACGCCGGCGTCGGCTTCGCGCCGCCCGAGCAGGCGCCGCCGCTCGGGGCCGTCGTCCCGGAGACCCTCGACCCGCCGCGCCCGCCGCGGCGGGTCGTCCGGGACGTCGCGGCCGGGACGTGGCGGCTTGAGGCGGCGCCCCGGCCGGAGTGGCGCAGGATCCACCCGGACGGGCTGGAGTACGCCGAGGACGCGGACGAGGAGTACGCGATCCGCGACGGCGACGCCCTGTCTGCCCGTGTCCGCTGCACGTGGCGGATCCGGCTGCACCGGCCCGGCCTCGACTGGGACACCGTGGTGGAGGCCCGCTCGGAGACCTCCTGCGACGCGGACGCCTTCCACACGGAGGACGAGCTGCTGTGCCGGGAGGGCGGGGAGGCCGTCTTCCACCGCACCTGGCGCCGGAGCCACCCGCGCACGGGGGGCTGA